Proteins from a genomic interval of Phocoena phocoena chromosome 20, mPhoPho1.1, whole genome shotgun sequence:
- the GNG8 gene encoding guanine nucleotide-binding protein G(I)/G(S)/G(O) subunit gamma-8 produces MSNNMAKIAEARKTVEQLKLEVNIDRMKVSQAAAELLAFCETHAKDDPLVTPVPAAENPFRDKRLFCVLL; encoded by the exons ATGTCCAACAACATGGCCAAGATAGCGGAGGCCCGGAAGACGGTGGAACAGCTGAAGCTGGAGGTGAACATCGACCGTATGAAG GTGTCACAGGCGGCGGCCGAACTCCTGGCCTTCTGCGAGACTCACGCCAAAGACGACCCGTTGGTGACGCCGGTACCCGCCGCAGAGAACCCCTTCCGCGACAAGCGCCTCTTCTGCGTCCTGCTCTGA